In Streptococcus oralis, a single window of DNA contains:
- the rpsG gene encoding 30S ribosomal protein S7 yields MSRKNRAPKRDVLPDPLYNSQLVTRLINRVMLDGKRGTAASIVYGAFEQIKEATGNDALEVFETAMENIMPVLEVRARRVGGSNYQVPVEVRPERRTTLGLRWLVTIARLRGEHTMQDRLAKEILDAANNTGAAVKKREDTHRMAEANRAFAHFRW; encoded by the coding sequence ATGAGTCGTAAAAATAGAGCTCCAAAACGTGACGTATTGCCAGATCCGCTTTACAATTCACAACTAGTTACTCGTCTTATCAACCGCGTTATGCTTGACGGTAAACGTGGTACAGCTGCTTCAATCGTTTACGGTGCTTTTGAGCAAATCAAAGAAGCTACTGGTAACGATGCACTTGAAGTATTTGAAACAGCTATGGAAAACATCATGCCTGTACTTGAAGTACGTGCACGTCGTGTTGGTGGATCTAACTACCAAGTCCCAGTTGAAGTTCGTCCAGAACGCCGTACAACACTTGGACTTCGTTGGTTGGTAACCATCGCTCGCCTTCGTGGTGAACACACAATGCAAGACCGTCTTGCAAAAGAAATCTTGGATGCTGCTAACAACACTGGTGCAGCAGTTAAGAAACGTGAAGACACTCACCGTATGGCTGAAGCTAACCGTGCCTTCGCACACTTCCGTTGGTAA
- the ilvA gene encoding threonine ammonia-lyase IlvA: MLSAKDVVKAHKVLSGVVVDTPLEYDHYLSEKYQAKIYLKKENAQRVRSFKIRGAYYAISQLSKEERERGVVCASAGNHAQGVAYTCNEMKIPATIFMPITTPQQKIGQVRFFGGEFVTIKLVGDTFDASAKAAQEFTLTENRTFIDPFDDAHVQAGQGTVAYEILEEARKESIDFDTVLVPVGGGGLIAGVSTYIKETNPTIEVIGVEANGARSMKAAFEAGGPVKLKEIDKFADGIAVQKVGQLTYEATRKNVETLIGVDEGLISETLIDLYSKQGIVAEPAGAASVAALEVLSDYIKGKTICCIISGGNNDINRMPEMEERALIYDGIKHYFVVNFPQRPGALREFVNDILGPNDDITRFEYIKRASKGTGPVLIGVALANKHDYAGLIHRMEKFDPSYINLNGNETLYNMLV, translated from the coding sequence ATGCTAAGTGCAAAAGATGTGGTGAAAGCCCACAAAGTTTTGAGTGGTGTAGTAGTTGATACACCACTAGAATATGATCATTATTTATCAGAAAAATATCAAGCAAAGATTTATCTCAAAAAGGAGAATGCGCAACGAGTTCGCTCTTTTAAAATTCGTGGAGCCTATTATGCCATTTCTCAACTATCAAAAGAAGAACGTGAACGTGGTGTAGTCTGTGCCTCTGCGGGAAATCACGCTCAAGGTGTCGCCTATACTTGTAATGAGATGAAGATTCCTGCAACAATTTTTATGCCTATTACAACACCGCAACAAAAGATTGGGCAGGTTCGCTTTTTCGGTGGAGAGTTCGTGACAATCAAGTTGGTTGGGGATACATTTGATGCTTCTGCTAAGGCAGCACAAGAATTTACATTGACAGAAAACCGCACCTTCATCGATCCTTTTGATGATGCGCATGTTCAGGCTGGTCAAGGGACTGTAGCCTATGAGATTCTTGAAGAAGCCCGTAAAGAGTCTATTGATTTTGATACAGTACTTGTACCAGTAGGTGGTGGCGGATTGATTGCCGGTGTTTCAACTTACATCAAGGAAACCAACCCGACCATTGAAGTGATCGGAGTAGAAGCTAATGGTGCTCGCTCTATGAAAGCAGCCTTTGAAGCTGGGGGACCAGTTAAGCTCAAAGAAATTGATAAGTTTGCTGATGGGATAGCCGTACAAAAGGTTGGACAATTAACCTATGAAGCGACTCGTAAGAATGTTGAAACGCTGATTGGGGTGGACGAGGGATTGATTTCTGAAACCTTGATTGATCTTTATTCCAAACAAGGAATTGTAGCAGAACCAGCCGGAGCTGCCAGCGTTGCAGCCTTGGAAGTTTTATCAGACTATATCAAAGGCAAGACGATTTGTTGTATTATTTCTGGGGGCAATAACGATATCAACCGCATGCCAGAGATGGAAGAACGTGCCTTGATTTACGATGGAATCAAGCATTACTTTGTAGTGAATTTCCCACAGCGTCCAGGAGCTCTCCGAGAGTTTGTAAATGACATTTTGGGGCCAAATGATGACATCACTCGTTTTGAATATATCAAACGAGCAAGCAAGGGGACAGGCCCTGTATTGATTGGGGTAGCTCTTGCCAATAAGCATGATTATGCTGGATTGATTCATCGAATGGAAAAGTTTGACCCATCTTATATTAATTTGAATGGGAACGAAACGTTGTATAATATGCTAGTTTAA
- the ilvN gene encoding acetolactate synthase small subunit, whose product MRRMLTARLQNRSGVLNRFTGVLSRRQVNIESISVGATENPNVSRITIIIDVASHDEVEQIIKQLNRQIDVIRIRDITDKPHLEREVILVKVSAPAEKRAEILAIIQPFRATVVDVAPSSITIQMTGNAEKSEALLRVIRPYGIKNIARTGATGFTRD is encoded by the coding sequence ATGCGTAGAATGTTAACAGCTAGATTGCAAAACCGTTCAGGAGTTTTGAATCGTTTTACAGGTGTCCTTTCTCGTCGTCAAGTCAATATTGAGAGTATCTCAGTTGGTGCGACAGAGAACCCCAATGTATCTCGTATCACCATCATTATTGATGTAGCATCTCATGATGAAGTAGAGCAAATCATTAAACAGCTCAATCGTCAAATTGATGTGATTCGCATTCGTGATATCACAGATAAACCACACTTGGAAAGAGAAGTTATCTTGGTGAAGGTATCTGCTCCTGCTGAGAAGCGTGCAGAAATCTTGGCCATTATCCAACCTTTCCGTGCAACGGTAGTAGATGTGGCTCCAAGCTCAATCACCATCCAGATGACGGGAAATGCTGAAAAGAGTGAAGCTTTATTGCGAGTGATTCGACCATATGGTATTAAAAATATCGCTCGTACGGGTGCAACTGGATTTACCCGTGACTAA
- a CDS encoding amino acid ABC transporter ATP-binding protein, with the protein MTQPILEIKHLKKSYGQNEVLKDISLTVHKGEVISIIGSSGSGKSTFLRSINLLEAPTEGEILYRGENVLEKGYNLTHYREKLGMVFQSFNLFENLNVLENTIVAQTTVLKRDHSEAEKIAKENLEKVGMGERYWQAKPKQLSGGQKQRVAIARALSMNPDAILFDEPTSALDPEMVGEVLKIMQDLAQEGLTMIVVTHEMEFARDVSHRVIFMDKGVIAEEGKPEELFTNPKEERTKEFLQRYLS; encoded by the coding sequence ATGACACAACCAATTCTTGAAATCAAACACCTCAAAAAATCATATGGGCAAAACGAAGTGCTAAAAGACATTTCTCTCACCGTCCATAAAGGAGAGGTTATTTCCATCATCGGTAGCTCAGGAAGTGGAAAATCAACCTTCCTTCGTTCAATTAATTTACTAGAAGCACCTACAGAAGGAGAGATTCTCTATCGAGGAGAAAATGTCTTAGAAAAAGGCTATAACCTCACCCATTATCGTGAAAAACTCGGTATGGTTTTCCAATCTTTCAATCTCTTTGAAAATCTAAATGTCCTTGAAAATACTATCGTTGCCCAAACGACTGTACTCAAACGTGACCACTCTGAAGCTGAAAAAATCGCCAAAGAGAATCTCGAAAAAGTTGGTATGGGAGAACGTTACTGGCAAGCCAAACCGAAGCAACTCTCAGGAGGTCAAAAACAACGCGTGGCTATCGCCCGCGCACTCTCCATGAATCCTGATGCCATTCTCTTCGACGAACCAACATCTGCCCTTGACCCTGAAATGGTCGGAGAAGTCCTCAAAATTATGCAGGATTTGGCTCAAGAAGGCTTGACCATGATCGTCGTAACCCACGAAATGGAATTCGCTCGTGATGTCTCTCACCGTGTCATCTTTATGGATAAGGGCGTCATTGCTGAAGAAGGCAAACCAGAAGAACTCTTCACGAACCCTAAAGAAGAACGGACAAAAGAGTTTCTTCAACGTTATCTCAGCTAA
- the fusA gene encoding elongation factor G has product MAREFSLEKTRNIGIMAHVDAGKTTTTERILYYTGKIHKIGETHEGASQMDWMEQEQERGITITSAATTAQWNNHRVNIIDTPGHVDFTIEVQRSLRVLDGAVTVLDSQSGVEPQTETVWRQATEYGVPRIVFANKMDKIGADFLYSVSTLHDRLQANAHPIQLPIGAEDDFRGIIDLIKMKAEIYTNDLGTDILEEDIPAEYLDQAQEYREKLVEAVAETDEDLMMKYLEGEEITNEELKAAIRKATINVEFFPVLCGSAFKNKGVQLMLDAVIDYLPSPLDIPAIKGINPDTDEEETRPASDEEPFAALAFKIMTDPFVGRLTFFRVYSGVLQSGSYVLNTSKGKRERIGRILQMHANSRQEIDTVYSGDIAAAVGLKDTTTGDSLTDEKAKIILESINVPEPVIQLMVEPKSKADQDKMGIALQKLAEEDPTFRVETNVETGETVISGMGELHLDVLVDRMRREFKVEANVGAPQVSYRETFRASTQARGFFKRQSGGKGQFGDVWIEFTPNEEGKGFEFENAIVGGVVPREFIPAVEKGLVESMANGVLAGYPMVDVKAKLYDGSYHDVDSSETAFKIAASLALKEAAKSAQPAILEPMMLVTITVPEENLGDVMGHVTARRGRVDGMEAHGNSQIVRAYVPLAEMFGYATVLRSASQGRGTFMMVFDHYEDVPKSVQEEIIKKNKGED; this is encoded by the coding sequence ATGGCACGCGAATTTTCACTTGAAAAAACTCGTAATATCGGTATCATGGCTCACGTCGATGCCGGTAAAACAACAACTACTGAGCGTATTCTTTACTACACTGGTAAAATCCACAAAATCGGTGAAACTCACGAAGGTGCGTCACAAATGGACTGGATGGAGCAAGAGCAAGAACGTGGTATCACTATCACATCTGCTGCGACAACAGCTCAATGGAACAACCACCGCGTAAACATCATCGACACACCAGGACACGTGGACTTCACAATCGAAGTACAACGTTCTCTTCGTGTATTGGACGGTGCGGTTACTGTTCTTGACTCACAATCAGGTGTTGAGCCTCAAACTGAAACAGTTTGGCGTCAAGCAACTGAGTACGGAGTTCCACGTATCGTATTTGCCAACAAAATGGACAAAATCGGTGCTGACTTCCTTTACTCAGTAAGCACACTTCACGACCGTCTTCAAGCAAACGCACACCCAATCCAATTGCCAATCGGTGCTGAAGATGACTTCCGCGGTATCATCGACTTGATCAAGATGAAAGCTGAAATCTATACTAACGACCTTGGTACAGATATCCTTGAAGAAGATATTCCAGCTGAATACCTTGACCAAGCTCAAGAATACCGTGAAAAATTGGTTGAAGCAGTCGCTGAAACTGATGAAGACTTGATGATGAAATACCTTGAAGGTGAAGAAATCACTAACGAAGAATTGAAAGCTGCTATCCGTAAAGCAACTATCAACGTTGAATTCTTCCCAGTATTGTGTGGTTCTGCCTTCAAGAACAAAGGTGTTCAATTGATGCTTGATGCGGTTATTGACTACCTTCCAAGCCCACTTGATATCCCAGCAATCAAAGGTATCAACCCAGATACAGATGAAGAAGAAACTCGTCCAGCATCTGACGAAGAGCCATTTGCAGCTCTTGCCTTCAAGATCATGACTGACCCATTCGTAGGTCGTTTGACATTCTTCCGTGTATACTCAGGTGTTCTCCAATCAGGTTCTTACGTATTGAACACATCTAAAGGTAAACGTGAACGTATCGGACGTATCCTTCAAATGCACGCTAACAGCCGTCAAGAAATTGACACTGTTTACTCAGGTGATATCGCTGCTGCCGTTGGTTTGAAAGATACTACAACTGGTGACTCATTGACAGATGAAAAAGCTAAAATCATCCTTGAGTCAATCAACGTTCCAGAACCAGTTATCCAATTGATGGTTGAGCCAAAATCTAAAGCTGACCAAGACAAGATGGGTATCGCCCTTCAAAAATTGGCTGAAGAAGATCCAACATTCCGCGTTGAAACAAACGTTGAAACTGGTGAAACAGTTATCTCTGGTATGGGTGAGCTTCACCTTGATGTCCTTGTTGACCGTATGCGTCGTGAGTTCAAAGTGGAAGCGAACGTAGGTGCTCCTCAAGTATCTTACCGTGAAACATTCCGCGCTTCTACTCAAGCACGTGGATTCTTCAAACGTCAGTCTGGTGGTAAAGGTCAATTCGGTGATGTATGGATTGAATTTACTCCAAACGAAGAAGGTAAAGGATTCGAATTCGAAAACGCAATCGTCGGTGGTGTGGTTCCTCGTGAATTTATCCCAGCGGTTGAAAAAGGTTTGGTAGAATCTATGGCTAACGGTGTTCTTGCAGGTTACCCAATGGTTGACGTTAAAGCTAAGCTTTACGATGGTTCATACCACGATGTCGACTCATCTGAAACTGCCTTCAAGATTGCGGCTTCACTTGCCCTTAAAGAAGCTGCTAAGTCAGCACAACCAGCTATCCTTGAGCCAATGATGCTTGTAACAATCACTGTTCCAGAAGAAAACCTTGGTGATGTTATGGGTCACGTAACTGCTCGTCGTGGACGTGTAGATGGTATGGAAGCACACGGTAACAGCCAAATCGTTCGTGCTTACGTTCCACTTGCTGAAATGTTCGGTTACGCAACAGTTCTTCGTTCTGCATCTCAAGGACGTGGTACGTTCATGATGGTATTTGACCACTACGAAGATGTACCTAAGTCAGTACAAGAAGAAATCATTAAGAAAAACAAAGGTGAAGACTAA
- a CDS encoding acetolactate synthase large subunit — protein sequence MEKISLESPKTGSDLVLETLRDLGIDTIFGYPGGAVLPLYDAIYNFKGIRHILGRHEQGCLHEAEGYAKSTGKLGVAVVTSGPGATNAITGIADAMSDSVPLLVFTGQVARAGIGKDAFQEADIVGITMPITKYNYQVRETADIPRIITEAVHIATTGRPGPVVIDLPKDVSALETDFIYSPEVNLPSYQPTLDPNDMQIKKILKQLSKAKKPVLLAGGGISYAEASKELNEFAERYQIPVVTSLLGQGTIATSHPLFLGMGGMHGSFAANIAMTEADFMISIGCRFDDRLTGNPKTFAKNAKVAHIDIDPAEIGKIISADIPVVGDAKKALQMLLAEPTVHNNTEKWIEKVTKDKNRVRSYDKKERVVQPQAVIERIGELTNGDAIVVTDVGQHQMWTAQYYPYQNERQLVTSGGLGTMGFGVPAAIGAKIANPEKEVILFVGDGGFQMTNQELAILNIYKVPIKVVMLNNHSLGMVRQWQESFYEGRTSESVFDTLPDFQLMAQAYGIKNYKFDNPETIEKDLEVILEDVPMFIEVDISRKEQVLPMVPAGKSNHEMLGVKFHA from the coding sequence ATGGAGAAAATCAGTTTAGAATCTCCTAAGACGGGGTCGGACCTAGTTTTGGAAACACTTCGGGACTTAGGGATTGATACCATTTTTGGTTATCCTGGTGGTGCAGTCTTACCTTTGTATGATGCGATATACAATTTTAAAGGTATTCGCCACATCTTAGGACGCCATGAGCAAGGTTGTTTGCACGAAGCTGAAGGATATGCCAAATCAACTGGAAAGTTGGGCGTTGCCGTCGTCACGAGTGGGCCGGGAGCAACAAATGCCATTACAGGGATTGCAGATGCCATGAGCGATAGCGTTCCCCTTTTGGTCTTTACAGGTCAGGTTGCGCGAGCTGGGATTGGGAAAGATGCCTTTCAGGAAGCAGACATCGTGGGGATTACCATGCCCATTACCAAATACAATTACCAAGTTCGTGAGACAGCAGATATTCCTCGTATCATTACGGAAGCTGTCCATATCGCAACGACTGGTCGTCCAGGTCCTGTTGTGATTGACTTGCCCAAGGATGTATCAGCTCTAGAGACAGATTTCATCTATTCGCCAGAAGTTAATTTACCAAGTTACCAACCGACGCTTGATCCGAATGACATGCAAATCAAGAAAATCTTGAAGCAATTGTCAAAAGCCAAGAAACCTGTTTTGTTAGCAGGCGGTGGTATCAGCTATGCGGAAGCTTCTAAGGAGCTCAATGAATTTGCTGAACGTTACCAAATTCCAGTAGTCACTAGTCTTTTGGGGCAAGGAACCATTGCAACAAGCCATCCACTCTTCCTAGGGATGGGAGGCATGCACGGTTCTTTCGCAGCTAATATTGCCATGACCGAGGCAGACTTTATGATTAGTATTGGTTGCCGTTTCGATGACCGCCTGACTGGCAATCCTAAGACCTTTGCTAAGAATGCCAAGGTTGCTCATATCGATATAGATCCAGCTGAGATTGGTAAGATTATCAGTGCAGATATTCCAGTGGTTGGGGACGCAAAGAAAGCCTTGCAGATGCTACTGGCAGAACCAACTGTTCATAACAATACTGAAAAGTGGATTGAAAAAGTCACCAAGGACAAGAATCGAGTTCGTTCTTATGATAAGAAAGAACGTGTGGTTCAGCCTCAGGCCGTTATTGAACGCATCGGTGAGTTGACGAATGGGGATGCCATTGTTGTCACAGACGTAGGGCAACACCAAATGTGGACAGCTCAGTATTATCCTTACCAAAATGAGCGTCAGTTAGTCACTTCTGGTGGTTTGGGTACCATGGGCTTCGGAGTTCCTGCAGCTATTGGAGCCAAGATTGCCAATCCAGAAAAAGAAGTCATCCTTTTTGTCGGTGATGGTGGTTTCCAAATGACCAACCAAGAGCTAGCAATCCTAAACATCTACAAGGTGCCGATTAAGGTTGTCATGTTGAATAACCACTCACTAGGAATGGTTCGTCAGTGGCAGGAATCCTTCTATGAGGGTAGAACTTCAGAGTCAGTCTTTGATACCCTTCCTGACTTCCAGTTGATGGCACAGGCCTACGGCATTAAAAACTATAAGTTTGATAATCCAGAGACGATAGAGAAGGATCTAGAAGTCATTCTGGAGGATGTGCCCATGTTTATCGAGGTGGATATTTCTCGTAAGGAACAGGTCTTACCGATGGTACCAGCTGGTAAGAGCAATCATGAGATGTTGGGGGTGAAGTTCCATGCGTAG
- the ilvC gene encoding ketol-acid reductoisomerase produces MAVQMEYEKDVKVAALDGKKIAVIGYGSQGHAHAQNLRDSGRDVIIGVRPGKSFDKAKEDGFDTYTVAEATKLADVIMILAPDEIQQELYEAEIAPNLEAGNAVGFAHGFNIHFEFIKVPADVDVFMCAPKGPGHLVRRTYEEGFGVPALYAVYQDATGNAKNIAMDWCKGVGSARVGLLETTYKEETEEDLFGEQAVLCGGLTALIEAGFEVLTEAGYAPELAYFEVLHEMKLIVDLIYEGGFKKMRQSISNTAEYGDYVSGPRVITEQVKENMKAVLADIQNGKFANDFVNDYKAGRPKLTAYREQAANLEIEKVGAELRKAMPFVGKNDDDAFKIYN; encoded by the coding sequence ATGGCAGTTCAAATGGAATACGAAAAAGATGTTAAAGTAGCAGCGCTTGACGGTAAAAAAATCGCCGTAATCGGTTATGGTTCACAAGGACATGCGCATGCGCAAAACTTGCGTGACTCAGGTCGTGATGTCATCATCGGTGTGCGTCCAGGTAAATCTTTTGACAAAGCAAAAGAAGATGGTTTTGACACTTACACAGTAGCAGAAGCAACTAAATTGGCTGACGTTATCATGATCTTGGCACCAGACGAAATCCAACAAGAATTGTACGAAGCAGAAATCGCTCCAAACTTGGAAGCTGGAAATGCAGTTGGATTTGCTCATGGTTTCAATATCCACTTTGAATTTATCAAAGTTCCTGCAGATGTAGATGTCTTCATGTGTGCTCCTAAAGGACCAGGACACTTGGTACGTCGTACTTACGAAGAAGGATTTGGTGTGCCAGCTCTTTATGCAGTCTACCAAGACGCTACAGGAAATGCTAAAAACATTGCTATGGACTGGTGTAAAGGTGTGGGTTCAGCTCGTGTTGGTTTGCTTGAAACAACTTACAAAGAAGAAACTGAAGAAGATCTCTTTGGTGAACAAGCCGTACTTTGTGGTGGTTTGACTGCCCTTATCGAAGCAGGTTTTGAAGTCTTGACAGAAGCAGGCTATGCCCCAGAATTGGCTTACTTTGAAGTTCTTCATGAAATGAAATTGATCGTTGACTTGATCTATGAAGGTGGATTCAAGAAAATGCGTCAATCTATTTCAAACACTGCTGAATACGGTGACTATGTATCAGGTCCACGTGTGATTACTGAGCAAGTGAAAGAAAACATGAAAGCTGTTTTGGCTGATATCCAAAATGGTAAATTTGCAAATGACTTTGTAAATGACTACAAGGCTGGTCGTCCAAAATTAACTGCTTACCGTGAACAAGCAGCTAACCTTGAAATTGAAAAAGTTGGTGCAGAATTGCGTAAAGCAATGCCTTTCGTTGGTAAAAACGACGACGACGCATTCAAAATCTACAATTAA
- a CDS encoding SPFH domain-containing protein, with amino-acid sequence MVLQILLILLFLVVIASVIMISSVYVVRQQSVAIIERFGKYQKLSNSGIHLRAPFGIDRIAARVQLRLLQSEIVVETKTQDNVFVTMNVATQYRVNENNVTDAYYKLMRPEAQIKSYIEDALRSSVPKLTLDELFEKKDEIALEVQKQVAEEMSTYGYIIVKTLITKVEPDAEVKQSMNEINAAQRKRVAAQELAEADKIKIVTAAEAEAEKDRLHGVGIAEQRKAIVDGLADSIQELKGANVELTEEQIMSILLTNQYLDTLNNFADKEGNNTIFLPANPNGVEDIRTHILSALKAK; translated from the coding sequence ATGGTTTTACAAATTTTACTTATTTTATTGTTTTTAGTGGTGATTGCATCAGTGATTATGATTAGTTCTGTGTATGTGGTTCGACAACAATCGGTCGCTATCATAGAACGCTTTGGTAAATACCAAAAGTTGAGCAATAGTGGTATTCATTTACGAGCTCCTTTTGGAATTGATAGGATTGCGGCAAGAGTTCAACTACGCTTGTTGCAAAGTGAGATTGTTGTAGAGACAAAGACGCAAGATAATGTATTTGTAACGATGAATGTGGCAACTCAGTATCGAGTAAATGAAAACAACGTCACAGATGCCTATTATAAATTGATGCGTCCAGAAGCCCAAATTAAATCCTATATTGAAGATGCTTTGCGTTCATCTGTACCAAAGCTAACCCTAGATGAGTTGTTTGAGAAGAAGGATGAAATCGCCTTAGAAGTTCAAAAACAAGTGGCTGAAGAAATGTCTACGTATGGGTATATCATTGTCAAAACGCTGATTACTAAGGTTGAACCTGATGCTGAAGTAAAACAATCAATGAATGAAATTAACGCGGCTCAACGTAAGAGAGTTGCGGCGCAAGAGCTTGCTGAAGCAGATAAGATTAAAATCGTGACCGCAGCAGAAGCAGAAGCAGAAAAAGATCGCCTACATGGTGTAGGGATTGCAGAGCAGCGTAAAGCAATTGTTGACGGACTAGCCGATTCTATCCAAGAGTTAAAGGGAGCCAATGTTGAGCTAACTGAAGAACAAATCATGTCTATCCTATTAACGAACCAGTATTTAGATACGTTGAATAATTTTGCAGATAAAGAGGGTAATAATACAATCTTCCTACCAGCAAATCCTAATGGAGTTGAAGACATAAGAACACATATATTATCGGCTTTGAAAGCCAAATAA